From Cellulomonas fimi ATCC 484, a single genomic window includes:
- a CDS encoding IclR family transcriptional regulator — MDNSSGVGVLDKAASVLSALEAGPATLAQLVTATHLARPTAHRLAVALEHHRLVARDMQGRFVLGPRLSELATAAGEDRLLAAASPVLAALRDHTGKSAQLYRRQGDMRICEAAAERPIGLRCSIPVGATLTMQAGSAAQILLAWEEPDRLHRGLQGAKFTATILSGVRRRGWAQSVSEREVGVASVSAPVRGPSGRVVAAVSVSGPLERLSRQPGRLHAAAVVSAANRLTEVLRRTAE; from the coding sequence ATGGACAACTCTAGCGGAGTCGGCGTCCTGGACAAGGCCGCGTCGGTCCTCAGCGCCCTCGAGGCCGGACCGGCGACGCTCGCACAGCTCGTGACCGCCACCCATCTTGCCCGCCCCACCGCCCACCGCCTTGCCGTCGCCCTCGAGCACCACCGGCTCGTCGCCCGCGACATGCAGGGCCGGTTCGTGCTCGGCCCGCGACTGTCCGAGCTCGCGACGGCCGCCGGAGAGGACCGCCTGCTCGCCGCCGCCAGCCCCGTGCTGGCCGCGCTGCGCGACCACACGGGCAAGTCGGCGCAGCTGTACCGCCGCCAGGGCGACATGCGCATCTGCGAGGCCGCCGCCGAACGTCCCATCGGGCTGCGCTGCTCGATCCCCGTCGGCGCGACGCTGACGATGCAGGCCGGCTCCGCCGCGCAGATCCTGCTCGCGTGGGAGGAGCCCGACCGCCTGCACCGCGGGCTGCAGGGCGCCAAGTTCACCGCCACGATCCTGTCCGGCGTCCGCCGCCGCGGCTGGGCGCAGTCGGTGTCGGAGCGCGAGGTCGGCGTGGCGTCCGTGTCGGCCCCCGTCCGTGGACCCTCGGGTCGCGTCGTGGCCGCCGTGTCCGTCTCCGGGCCGCTGGAGCGCCTGTCCCGCCAGCCCGGTCGCCTGCACGCGGCGGCCGTCGTGTCCGCCGCCAACCGTCTCACCGAGGTGCTGCGCCGCACCGCCGAGTGA
- a CDS encoding DUF6912 family protein produces the protein MRVYLPAVLDDLDGQVLPGDVAHAVTPELRAALPDEDEEGLEFLAQLAAADASLALLAARTDAPRLRLVVSVDVAESAVAELDDPGLVPSAVALRTPVRLADVVCVHVDEPDARADVAAVLAGDEGAQDRLDERDLLWYDATELVRIPR, from the coding sequence ATGCGCGTCTACCTGCCCGCCGTCCTCGACGACCTCGACGGGCAGGTGCTGCCCGGCGACGTGGCGCACGCCGTCACCCCGGAGCTGCGTGCGGCGTTGCCCGACGAGGACGAGGAGGGTCTGGAGTTCCTCGCGCAGCTCGCGGCCGCGGACGCCTCGCTCGCGCTGCTCGCCGCCCGCACGGACGCGCCCCGCCTCCGTCTCGTCGTCTCGGTGGACGTCGCCGAGTCCGCCGTCGCGGAGCTCGACGACCCGGGTCTCGTCCCGAGCGCGGTCGCGCTGCGCACCCCGGTCCGGCTCGCCGACGTCGTGTGCGTGCACGTGGACGAGCCCGACGCCCGGGCGGACGTCGCCGCGGTGCTCGCGGGCGACGAGGGCGCCCAGGACCGGCTCGACGAGCGTGACCTGCTCTGGTACGACGCGACGGAGCTCGTCAGGATCCCGCGCTGA
- a CDS encoding AAA family ATPase, producing the protein MSVGVLCAVEGAAESIIVQAVEGTGGRLSVTRRCADLSELLAAAEAGLGRIAVVSAGLELLDRDSVDVLQRAGVTVVGVGDPSRPWLAERLRSYGVEVPTDSPHDEAGAGALVQRALAALDALTGRGPAPTVAAPTGPEPVGPPEDGLVVAVWGPTGAPGRTTVAVNLAAELAASAGSALLVDADTYGGSVAQVVGLLDEAPGLAAATRAAGQGTLDLHTLARLAPLLGPGLRVLSGVSRPDRWPELPASSLDAVWGVARGLARWTVVDCGFCLEQDEALTFDTRAPQRNGATLSALEAADVVVVVGAADPVGIQRLVRGLGELTDQGLGATRLVVVNRVRASVAGPRPGEAVARALARYAGVTDAHLVPDDRAALDAALLEARTLREAVPGSPARRALAAVAARLPSVVAAPVPAVPAAR; encoded by the coding sequence GTGTCGGTCGGTGTGCTGTGCGCGGTCGAGGGGGCCGCGGAGTCGATCATCGTGCAGGCCGTCGAGGGGACCGGCGGTCGGCTCAGCGTGACGCGCCGCTGCGCGGACCTGTCGGAGCTCCTCGCGGCCGCGGAGGCCGGTCTGGGCCGCATCGCGGTGGTCTCCGCGGGCCTCGAGCTGCTGGACCGCGACTCGGTCGACGTCCTGCAACGGGCGGGCGTGACGGTCGTCGGGGTCGGTGACCCGTCGAGGCCCTGGCTGGCCGAGCGCCTGCGCTCGTACGGCGTCGAGGTGCCGACGGACTCGCCGCACGACGAGGCAGGAGCGGGTGCGCTGGTGCAGCGCGCGCTCGCGGCCCTCGACGCGCTCACCGGCCGGGGTCCGGCGCCGACCGTCGCCGCGCCCACGGGCCCCGAACCCGTCGGGCCGCCCGAGGACGGGCTGGTCGTGGCCGTGTGGGGCCCGACGGGCGCGCCCGGCCGCACGACGGTCGCCGTGAACCTGGCGGCCGAGCTCGCGGCGTCGGCGGGTTCCGCGCTGCTCGTGGACGCCGACACGTACGGCGGGAGCGTGGCCCAGGTCGTCGGTCTGCTCGACGAGGCGCCGGGTCTCGCGGCGGCCACCCGGGCGGCGGGACAGGGGACGCTCGACCTGCACACGCTGGCCCGGCTGGCGCCCCTGCTCGGTCCTGGCCTGCGCGTCCTGTCGGGCGTGTCCCGCCCGGACCGGTGGCCGGAGCTGCCGGCGTCGTCGCTCGACGCGGTGTGGGGCGTCGCCCGCGGGCTGGCGCGCTGGACGGTCGTCGACTGCGGCTTCTGCCTGGAGCAGGACGAGGCGCTGACGTTCGACACGCGGGCCCCGCAACGCAACGGGGCGACGCTCAGCGCGCTCGAGGCGGCGGACGTCGTGGTGGTCGTGGGCGCCGCCGACCCGGTCGGCATCCAGCGGCTCGTGCGCGGGCTCGGGGAGCTCACCGACCAGGGCCTCGGCGCCACGCGGCTCGTCGTGGTGAACCGCGTGCGCGCGTCGGTCGCGGGCCCGCGTCCCGGCGAGGCGGTCGCCCGTGCCCTGGCGCGCTACGCCGGGGTCACCGACGCGCACCTGGTCCCGGACGACCGCGCCGCGCTCGACGCGGCCCTGCTGGAGGCGAGGACCCTGCGGGAGGCCGTTCCGGGGTCGCCCGCCCGCCGCGCGCTCGCGGCGGTCGCCGCCCGGCTCCCGTCGGTCGTCGCCGCGCCCGTCCCGGCCGTGCCTGCCGCTCGCTGA
- a CDS encoding helix-turn-helix domain-containing protein: MASRFLTLADVTEILNISAPQAYALVRSGELPAIQIGGRGIWRVEATELESYIQRMYEQTRARATSDAGDASA; encoded by the coding sequence ATGGCCTCGAGGTTCCTCACGCTCGCCGACGTCACCGAGATCCTCAACATCTCGGCGCCGCAGGCGTACGCGCTGGTCCGCTCGGGCGAGCTGCCGGCCATCCAGATCGGCGGGCGCGGGATCTGGCGCGTCGAGGCGACCGAGCTCGAGTCCTACATCCAGCGCATGTACGAGCAGACACGCGCCCGGGCGACGTCGGACGCGGGGGACGCCTCGGCCTGA